The following are from one region of the Desulfonatronum thiosulfatophilum genome:
- the gatB gene encoding Asp-tRNA(Asn)/Glu-tRNA(Gln) amidotransferase subunit GatB: MSVYEAVIGLEVHAQLRTRTKIFCGCSTQFGREPNSNVCPVCTGMPGVLPVLNRTAVEYALKMALAVQCRVNNRSVFARKNYFYPDLPKAYQISQYELPLAEHGHLRIWVDDVERTIGITRIHMEEDAGKSIHSATENKSFVDLNRTGVPLIEIVSEPDLRSADEAVAYLKALRSILVYLEICDGNMEEGSFRCDANISIRPKGVTELGTRTELKNLNSFRHVHKAIEYEISRQAVLLEDGEMIVQETRLYDVDKGITISMRGKEEAHDYRYFPDPDLVPVLVREEQLHTLRQSIPELPQAREARFISEYGLPTTAAQTLTAEKDLAEYFENVVRLGPEPQKVCNWMLTDLLRELNQARIPVAQSPLNPGHLAELLAMIDSGKISTSIAKQIFPEIFATKDSPQAIVERKGLAQISDSGALEAVVDKILAANPKEVEAYKNGKTKLMGFFVGQIMRQTKGQANPDMVNKLILEKLQ, encoded by the coding sequence GTGTCCGTATATGAAGCCGTGATCGGCCTGGAGGTGCATGCGCAGCTGCGCACCCGGACGAAGATTTTTTGTGGCTGCTCTACCCAGTTCGGGCGGGAGCCCAATTCCAATGTATGTCCGGTTTGCACGGGCATGCCCGGAGTGCTGCCGGTACTCAACCGAACAGCCGTGGAATACGCGCTGAAAATGGCTTTGGCGGTCCAGTGCAGAGTAAATAACCGCTCGGTTTTCGCCCGCAAGAATTACTTTTATCCGGACCTGCCCAAGGCATATCAGATTTCCCAATACGAACTTCCGCTGGCGGAACATGGTCATTTGCGAATCTGGGTGGACGACGTGGAAAGAACCATCGGCATTACGCGCATCCACATGGAAGAGGACGCGGGAAAGTCCATTCATTCGGCGACGGAAAACAAGAGCTTTGTGGATCTGAACCGCACCGGGGTGCCGCTGATCGAAATCGTCAGCGAACCGGATCTTCGCAGTGCCGACGAAGCCGTGGCCTATCTCAAGGCGTTGCGTTCCATCCTGGTCTACCTCGAAATCTGCGACGGGAACATGGAGGAGGGCAGTTTTCGCTGCGACGCCAATATATCCATCCGTCCCAAGGGCGTGACGGAACTCGGGACGCGCACCGAATTGAAAAACCTCAATTCTTTTCGCCATGTGCACAAGGCGATCGAATATGAAATCTCTCGTCAGGCCGTGCTCCTTGAGGACGGGGAAATGATCGTCCAGGAAACCCGCCTTTATGACGTGGACAAGGGCATCACCATTTCCATGCGCGGCAAGGAAGAAGCCCACGACTACCGCTATTTTCCCGATCCTGATCTCGTGCCCGTGCTGGTCCGGGAGGAGCAACTGCATACGCTGCGGCAGTCCATTCCGGAATTGCCGCAAGCCAGGGAGGCCCGATTCATCTCCGAGTATGGTCTGCCGACCACCGCGGCCCAAACATTGACCGCGGAAAAGGACTTGGCGGAATATTTCGAGAACGTGGTCAGGCTGGGACCGGAACCGCAGAAAGTCTGCAACTGGATGCTCACTGATCTGCTGCGCGAATTGAACCAGGCCAGGATTCCGGTCGCGCAATCCCCGCTGAACCCGGGTCATCTGGCCGAGTTGCTGGCCATGATCGATTCAGGCAAGATCAGCACGAGCATCGCCAAGCAGATATTTCCGGAAATCTTCGCCACAAAGGATTCACCGCAAGCTATCGTGGAGCGCAAAGGGTTGGCCCAGATTTCAGACAGCGGCGCTCTGGAAGCCGTGGTGGATAAGATTCTGGCTGCGAACCCCAAGGAGGTCGAGGCCTACA